Within Cetobacterium somerae ATCC BAA-474, the genomic segment AGGAAATGAAAAAGCTCAAATTAAAAAAGGAGATAAAGTTCCTTTAGTTCCAAAGGTAAAGCTTACATTAGGAACTAAGTATAGCTTAACAGATAATCTATCTTTAAACGGAACTTATACCTATATAAGTAGCAAAGAGGGAAGAGAGATGAGTGAAGAGGATAAAAGCTTTAGTTATAAAATTGATGGTTATGGTGTTTTAGATGTGGGAGTTACATATAAATTAGATGAGTATTCATCAGTTAGAGCTGGTATTAAAAACTTAGCTTCTACTAAATATAACTTGAGAGAAACAAGTATTGAAGCAGTTCCTGCACCAGAGAGAAACTACTATATAGGATTAAATGTTAAATTTTAAAGGAGAGATTAAAATATGAAAAAAAATAAATATTTACTTTTAGCACTGTTAGCATTGAGCGGAAAAATATATGCAAATGATTTACCAATAATATCTATTCCTCCTGAAACAATAGAAAAAGGAGCTTATGAAAATATATTAAGAGTTGTGGATCAAATAAACAAAAAAAAAGGTATAAATTCCGCTTACTTAGAGGGAAGTACACATGATTTAGGTCCCAAAGATAATGGAATTGATATTGTTGCAATGGCCCATGCCAACGATAAGATAGAACTTACAGGAGTCAGAGGATTTTATAAAGGGGAAACTTATCACTCTGCAATTGATATTGTAGAAAATAAGTTAAATGCAATTGATAAATCTTTAAAAGAGAAACTACCCTTTGTTGGAAATAACTATGAAAAGAGATTTTACTTTGGAAATGGAAATAGTGTAAAGGATATTATTTTCAAAAAAAGTGATGATTATAATAAAACTGTAGAAAAAATAAGAGATAATAAAAATGAAAAATATAGTATTGAAGGTGTTTATACAAATATAAATAAAACTTTAAATAAAAGTTACGATACTGCAAATCCTTTAGATATACCTATGAAAGATTATAGAGAGAAAATTCAAGGTAAACCTAAAGAGGAAGTTGCTAAATATCTCCATGAAAAATTAAAAGAGAATGGTGTTGAAACAGAGTTAAAAAATGGTGAGTTATTTACTAAAAATGGCAAGGAGGAGTGGAGAGTTCTATGGGATTTACAAGGAGTTAGAATTAGAGAGGGATATGATCAAACTTTAAATGAAACTGTATATACAAAAATATATACTTACGAACCTAAAAATGAGCAGGGACAAATTTTTTATACAAAAGATTCAAATATGTATATTGAAGATAAAGGTATTTCTAAAGAGAATCTTAGAATAACAGGGGGAAGTTACTATGGAAACGAGGGAAAAAGTTTAGAGGATATGTTAAAAGATGAATCTAAATATGTAACTAAATATTCTAACTCTATTGAAAAATTAACTGCTGATAAGCAGAAGTTAAAAAGTGGTGAGATGGAAGAGGATGAGTTTAATGCTAAATGGGTAATACCTTTTAAAAAAGGTGGAGAGTTTGAAAAAGCATTGGAAAAATATTTAGCTGAAGTAACTCCGCTTTATGAGAATATGAAAAAATATGAAAAAACAGACTTTAATAAATACTTAGCAGAGTATGAAAAGATTGAAAGTATTCAAAAAGAACATGGTTTTTTCACTGGATTTGCTAGTTGGAGAGATGATAATCCCGAGGAGAAAGAGGCAATATGGAGAAAGTGGACTGATCGAATCCTTTCTGATAAAAATTTAATACTTGAAATAGAATCTAAAAATATAGAGTTTAGAGGTAAGGGTAGAGTTGATGGAACTATCGATTTAGGAGAAGGGTATAATAAACTTAGAATAACAGAGCAATTTACAGGAAAATATGGAACAAATATAATTTTAGGACCATATGCTAAACTTAAAAATATAGCTGTTGTAGAAGTTGGAAGAGCTATAGGAGATGAAAAAAATCCATCTCTATCAGGAAACCACTCTTTAACTTTAGATATAGATACAGATGTTAAAGATAATAAGGGACATCTTATACAACATGCCTTTAGAGATTCTGATAAAGATATTGAGTTTACAAATGCATATGTTTTAGATTTAAATGAAAAGAATAAGTTTTCCATTGAAATGATAGTTTCTAAAATTGATGAAGACTCAACTATAAATATGGGAAGACCTTTGGAAACAACAGTTAGAAACTTCACTACTAGTGGGGAAGAGTTTTTAAAATCTAAAATTAAATTAGATTCAGATTCTATAGTCCACGAGATTAAAGAGCTTAATAAAAGTGATGAGAATGGTAACTCTTTAGTTCAAGTTGTTGTAAAAGATAGAGTTCAAGGTTTAGATAATCTAGAAAATGAAGTTTACAAAAGTATTAAAGATGCTAAAAAAATTGGAAGTATCTGGGAAACAACTACTTCTACAAATAAGAAAACTGTATTTGGAGGTGTGAGAGAACAAGAGGCTTTAAGTGAATTAAAGATGTTAACTGACCAAATGTCAAAAAGAAATATCTACAAGTATTTAAATAAAATATCTAAAAATGAGTTGAATACATTTACTTCATTGCCTTTTGGAGTTCAAAATAGTTTTGAAAAAGATTCATATG encodes:
- a CDS encoding autotransporter outer membrane beta-barrel domain-containing protein, producing the protein MKKNKYLLLALLALSGKIYANDLPIISIPPETIEKGAYENILRVVDQINKKKGINSAYLEGSTHDLGPKDNGIDIVAMAHANDKIELTGVRGFYKGETYHSAIDIVENKLNAIDKSLKEKLPFVGNNYEKRFYFGNGNSVKDIIFKKSDDYNKTVEKIRDNKNEKYSIEGVYTNINKTLNKSYDTANPLDIPMKDYREKIQGKPKEEVAKYLHEKLKENGVETELKNGELFTKNGKEEWRVLWDLQGVRIREGYDQTLNETVYTKIYTYEPKNEQGQIFYTKDSNMYIEDKGISKENLRITGGSYYGNEGKSLEDMLKDESKYVTKYSNSIEKLTADKQKLKSGEMEEDEFNAKWVIPFKKGGEFEKALEKYLAEVTPLYENMKKYEKTDFNKYLAEYEKIESIQKEHGFFTGFASWRDDNPEEKEAIWRKWTDRILSDKNLILEIESKNIEFRGKGRVDGTIDLGEGYNKLRITEQFTGKYGTNIILGPYAKLKNIAVVEVGRAIGDEKNPSLSGNHSLTLDIDTDVKDNKGHLIQHAFRDSDKDIEFTNAYVLDLNEKNKFSIEMIVSKIDEDSTINMGRPLETTVRNFTTSGEEFLKSKIKLDSDSIVHEIKELNKSDENGNSLVQVVVKDRVQGLDNLENEVYKSIKDAKKIGSIWETTTSTNKKTVFGGVREQEALSELKMLTDQMSKRNIYKYLNKISKNELNTFTSLPFGVQNSFEKDSYVDGGYISNRDVEDDFKGNINTGYALYEKKMNDSFKIGGIFGGATSNHQEIKKDSLDTVTTNSSIKGQSLYLGGYGRYAYTPNFNIISGIGAQYGEYDVNRKLKNNYQDLSFKSKPKTNGLNLYSGVIYDYPLPKDMKIGVKGLLSYSLIIQNSIEESKEKLALDIAKQNYNYLDGKLGFNISKTLYSKGTVSQLSAGLSGIYGLSGYDNENMSGKIQGSTSNFTILGKDNEKESLNLTLAYDVQRDSGITYGIEGDYLTNKERKNVTIGVKLGYIF